A section of the Pseudorasbora parva isolate DD20220531a chromosome 2, ASM2467924v1, whole genome shotgun sequence genome encodes:
- the socs1a gene encoding suppressor of cytokine signaling 1a codes for MVAHSTVEGNQGTEEPQVSTEASPEFSQSQRSKSSQLAAVIQTHFRPFNYARDFKIIAKTTSMLEESGFYWGPMTVEEAHQKLKKEPVGTFLIRDSRQSDVFFTLSYKGSNGPMSVRINFKNSKFNLIGSKESFDCLFKLLEHYISSPKKGLVRPYRKEPVQSLQQLCRRRIIETCDGKDIDRIPVHPILKNFLHAFPHPL; via the coding sequence ATGGTGGCGCACAGTACAGTGGAAGGGAATCAAGGCACAGAAGAACCCCAAGTAAGCACAGAAGCCTCCCCAGAGTTCTCCCAATCCCAAAGGTCAAAGTCCAGCCAGCTGGCAGCTGTTATCCAGACCCATTTCAGACCCTTCAACTATGCGAGAGACTTCAAGATCATCGCAAAGACCACCTCGATGCTAGAGGAGAGTGGCTTTTATTGGGGTCCCATGACTGTGGAGGAGGCACATCAGAAACTGAAGAAAGAGCCAGTCGGAACTTTCCTCATCCGGGACAGTCGTCAGAGCGATGTGTTTTTTACACTGAGTTACAAAGGATCGAACGGTCCCATGAGCGTCCGGATTAACTTCAAGAACTCCAAATTCAATCTGATCGGCAGCAAGGAATCTTTTGACTGTCTTTTCAAACTGCTGGAACACTACATCAGTTCCCCGAAGAAGGGTCTCGTCAGGCCCTACAGGAAAGAACCAGTGCAGTCCCTGCAGCAGCTGTGCCGCAGACGGATTATCGAAACATGCGACGGAAAAGACATCGACCGCATTCCTGTGCACCCAATCCTCAAAAACTTCCTCCATGCCTTCCCTCATCCGCTATGA